The DNA region GCAGGAATAGGCGATTCGCAGCATTACGTAACGAGTCTGAGACCCATTCAGCCCGGTCAGACTACTATCTGCATAAAAAAGGGTGCATATCGATTACGGGGCGGTGAATTAATGTCTGCACCACGAAGAACCCCATTGACCCAAATCCGTGTAGTCCGCGACCCGACGACCACCACACGCAGTGCAGCAGTGCAGACATGAGAAAAGGAGGGATTTGAAACGCGGACTTGTTGAGCCCTGGGAGTTCGCCTAACAAAAAAAGCATCCCATGGCATTGATTATCAAAATTCCGTTGATCAATTTGCCTGTGAGTATGTTTGACATAATGAATTTGGAAATACAGTCGATTTTGCAGTAATACCTTAGAAGCATAGGGTGCCTCTACCCTATAACGCAATGAAATCGGTCTAGCCGCAGACAGTCTCCCTGTATGCCTTGGGAGCAAGAAGCCACCCCTCGGGTGTTGCGGATGCTGATCAATACCGGGAGCGGACGCTGATGCTGGAAGAGAGCGGGACACGAGGACCAGAAGTAATGGCAGAGGGActaaaatttagaaattaaaAGGCAGCGTTACCGAGCAGTCTACTAGTCCATGTAGCTGGCGACTTCGGTGGCGAGCGGGAAATTTGACCCTGAAAAATAGCATGGCCTTACATACACCCGAGAACTTGTACAGGCTTTGATCTAAATTATTGAAGACAACGCATGCGCCCCGTGGATGTCGACCCCATCGCCGTTGGAAGGAGTCGACGAGAATCAGCTCACCAGAGAAACGCGACTTGTCAGCCAGCCGGGAGGGTCGATCGGATTGACGTttgattattgttgttttttatttattttttttcatcgggaAAAAAGTGGGCGTTAGAAAAACCCAAATGTGCAGCCGGGTTAATCGGATGTATTTTAACAAATCGCGATTTCTCTACATGATCGACCGAGCGCAGCACCGTTTTTTAATCGTTGGACCTTTAAACGCCACGACCAAATCGAAACCGGCTCGTTCTGCTTTCGTTATTCGGCTAACCAGGTTGGATAACATCGTGGGGATAATAGGTTGAAGCCGGTATCGTCGCGTCTTTTTCGTTCCTACTCGTGGTTCAGTGTTCAGCTATATCGTTTTTCTCGTGGCAAGATTCCAATTTGCGATAAATCCTAGTTTGCAGCTTGAAAAATCTGCAGTGTGGAGTACTACTGTGAAATTGGTGTTAATTATCcaaagttacaaaaattaatcctGGAAAAAACTGACTCGCCCGAGTAGCCACCCAACGACAAGTTTAAATTAAGCTCCTCAGCTAGGGAGTGACATTATCGGTCCATACATTTAGTTAGATGCTCTGTAAGTAGCCTCCAGTCAGGAGTAATAGCGGTAGATGCTGTTTCTATGCAGTATTTATGAGAAATCAATCTGATTTACATATTATCCCATAGTCCCAGAGCACGTAATTGTATGCATTATTATTGGATTATGCATGAGTTATCAATAAACACTATCCACgtcaaaacaaatttaaaaaaaaaacacaagtaAAGGAATCCACCTGCTTTTCGGGCGCGAAACTCATGCATGTAtcctgtataaatataatttatgcgGTTATTCACAGTAGGCGGTTGGATACTTACGTATtcttattgaatttttgaatattttgtcttttcaattttttaaagacaagtaaatacaattttttaatagaaCATAGAAATGGCTGTTACGGGGTGGACGTTGTTGTCACAACATACGGTTATAGATCACCGCTTCGACATGCGGGGGTGATTTTGTTACACTCGTATGTTGAGCTAGGTATGCAAACTATCGACTACGCGTACCATTGAATGATAAAAGGAAATCAGAGAAACTTAGATGTTAACCAAATGAAAGATGACTTGAGAGTGAGAATATGTGGGGGAAGGATGCAAGGGACTGACTCAGGTGATAAGGTGATGATAAGAAGAGGATGCAGGGTATGAGATAGCTGTAAGAGTgtgataaatgaatttaaggTCCGGAGAACGTATCACGTACGGCAATCTTTTTTCTGATAATTTAATACGACTTCTTTAACATAAGAAAAACTAACCTATCGCGTGAAATCGCAAATCCCAAAAGagcgtatcaaaaaaatttgttttccatttttttcagagATTTATACATTGTACACATTCTTAAGTTgattagagaattttttttttttttattttgatacgCCTTTTTGGCATTAGTAACGCGTTATTTTTTTGACCTCCATACTACAAACTGGGGTAAATATTAACCCCGCGAGTTCCTTATTCGGAAAATTGTTCTCAGAGCAGTAATGGGATTCGTGAGCAGGTGaatcttttcgtttttgatcAGGCAGAAAATGGCCCATAGCGAATATATCAGTTTCATCAAAGTTTCGTTCGTGGAAAATCCATTCGAGACCaaacaaaattatgaaaatcagcgaaaacacatttttcagGGCTCGCCCGGGCTGGGTAACCACCCTAGTCTGGCGTTCTAGGGTTAAAACTccgtttgaaatttaaaagtcAGTTCGTTATAGAATaatgcgaaaaagaaaaagcgtGAAGTTTGTTCTGATTTTCTGTACCTTCTCGTCTATGGGTTTTTCATTCACTCGACGTCAGTTAGATGTCAGATCCTATAGGCAAAATTACATGCACTCCAGGGTGtaccagaaaaatatttttttttttcttcaaacgacCATTAAAATTTCGGTAGAGCATCTCAAGTAGAATATTTCAGTCAAATGTGAGctcttattattaaaatttagagGCACCGATTtagttttttccattttcggaaattttaCTCTTACAATTTCTACTGTCATCGAGTGTAGACTATAAATATCGTtctgttttttatatttattttccaattgCCGCTGCAGTTCACATTTTGATACACTGCTGCAAAGAGTAAAGAAATACTAACCCAATAGCAATGGCATGTTAACAAATTGTATacactattttttattactaataAAAAACGTTCCAGTCATAATTAACTCACTCCCTAATTAGTATCGATATTTGTGCTAAGACCTAATACGAAAAAAGTAGTTCATTATGAAATCTCAGCGACACCAGGGGTCACGATAATATGTTGGAACGTATCTTTTCTCCAGATGAAATATGATGTAACATAAAATGCTTCGCCAGTTGGGACTTGACGTTTGATGGGATAATTGTTCGTCGCGTAACCCAtcgagaagtgaaaaattaatttaaaaatagattGCTCACGAAATCAGGGTGTGAACTGCTAGTATAATATTGTTGGTAATATTAATGCACGATGAAGGCTGCAGGAATGTTACTATACAAGTTTTTAcctataaaatttacaataacgAAGAAACGGTTCGTGGTCGGATTCGCCAGTGTCGTGTTTCTCTTCGTCCTAGTGATATCGAGCGACAGTGAAATAATACAAAGGATTACACCGTTCTTGGGATACGCTCAGGAACGCGACGTATCGTGCTACGAAGAGTCGTCGACGATCGACTCAATCGAGCAACTCGAATCCGGAGAAGGTGAGGAAAACTTATGAAATTGGATATAAAGTTGAATTGATTTCTCGATGTTATCTTGACTTCATACGCAGAGTTTCTCGCTGTCGAATTCcggtttagaaaaaaaaaatcggtttagTATTCTAGCGGAGCCCTCCTCAGAAAactgtaatatttattaagtacaataaaaatataaattattgctaaatatttatttacaatgaaattataaaaacaaaaaagaaagcatCGAGAAGACTGCGATTCAAGATACAAAAgatgtataattcaattaaCGGCAGAAAATTGCGTCGCTAGCAGTGTCTTTTGGAAATCTAATATCTGCTCAGAGCGATTCAGGAACTGATCATCGACGTTCGAAAATCAACCAAGATCCGTTTCAGATAGGACTTCGGAACGAGGGATATTCTTCCACGAGACGTCGTGCTTCGGGGAGGAAGGCGTCCTCCTCAACGCCCGTCAAGCTTGCGCCGTCGAATCCGCGGCGAAGATGAACCCGAGGATGACGGTTTACCTGCTCTACGTAAGTCCCGTGAAGTTCTCCAACGCCTCTAAAAAGATCGTCAGGCAGTTGACGAGCTACGAGAACGTCAGGATACGACACATTTCCATGGAGAGGTACACGAAAGGCACGCCACTCGAGAAATGGTACGCCACGGACATTATCAAGTCCAGTCGATGGCCCAGGAGTCACATGTCCGACATCCTGAGGTACCTCACCCTCTGGAAATACGGAGGGATTTACCTCGacctcgacgtcgtcgtcaccTCGTGAGTGCCAAAACGATTGCCAAGAGCTTCGTCGCTCCCCGCATGGACTTTGTGTTATTTTTGACTTGAGTATTCGCTACAGTATTATTAGCGAGAGGTTATTCACTTCCGATGGGTGCCtacacgtgatttttttcatgtcgTGTCGTTTCGTCATGCAAGACGCATTCGTGTCTCTTTAGTTgcaggtttgaaaaattttcgctgaTATGATAATCAGATGCGATTTCGAAAGCGAATTAAACCTCGATCGTTCGAGTCTTATTATTAACGATGCTCGCACAGGTTCTTGTGATTTTGATTAATTGTTTGGTCAATCGACAAAGTCACAAGTTTCAAAGTATCCTCATGAGTGATGTAAAATGACCGTCGATTTCTTATAGTAACATATATAATAGCTACTAAGAAAGTAGGTTTTGCATTAAATTCTACACAATATAAGCGGTTTTCCATAAGGAACCGCGAAAACCATAAGGATCTCATAATCAGACAGTTGCGCAGAACGTTTCTTACTTACTTATATATCGATGCGTAATTTCcgtcttcttttttccccagGAGTCTGGAAAAGCTGAAGAATTTCGCCGGAGCCGAAAACTGGGAATATGTGGCTGCCGGGGTTTTGGGCTTCGAGAAGTCGGGATTGGGTCGAAGAATGGCTGACGCTTGTCTGCGGGATCTGAAGACCAACTTCCGGGGTGACAAGTGGGGCAACAATGGTCCTGGCGTGATAACGAGGAGCCTGCAAAAGCTCTGCGCGACGAAATACGTGAGAGTTATTGAAACGAGGAATGTTGGAGTACGAGTTGTGGGCAAGCTTACAGGTCACACTCGCATTGTTTACTTTTAATTTCTCTTCTCAGGCCCGAGATATGACGACGGATCGGTGCCACGGGTTCAACGTCTATCCGCCCTCGACTTTCTACCCGATCTATTACGAAAAATGGAAACGTTACTTCGAGGAGACGGACAGAAACGCGACGTTCAAACTGCTCGAGGATTCCCTCCTCATTCACGTATGGAACAATCTGAGCAAGAACGAGAAAATTGTCGTTGGCAGCCAGGCCCCGTATGCCCTGATCGCTCAGAAACATTGTCCCAAAGTCTACAATAACTGTGGGAAAGTGTTTTGAAGGGGAACtgtattgttttttataaGCAGTGTGAAAGATGTTTATGTACAGTATTATGTATGTTCGAAGTTTTTAATCTTcgggcggggttgaaattccgaatttgaaaagttccgaagcgccaaattccgaattttttggtgATTGCAACTTGAAgtacaaaaaacaaactttgacgaaacatcaaagtttcaaatgGCCCGAAAGCTGACGCTCAGAGTTCCGAAAGTgaggaaaaatgagaaaatttaaaaatctgaaacattg from Diprion similis isolate iyDipSimi1 chromosome 3, iyDipSimi1.1, whole genome shotgun sequence includes:
- the LOC124404909 gene encoding lactosylceramide 4-alpha-galactosyltransferase-like; translation: MKAAGMLLYKFLPIKFTITKKRFVVGFASVVFLFVLVISSDSEIIQRITPFLGYAQERDVSCYEESSTIDSIEQLESGEDRTSERGIFFHETSCFGEEGVLLNARQACAVESAAKMNPRMTVYLLYVSPVKFSNASKKIVRQLTSYENVRIRHISMERYTKGTPLEKWYATDIIKSSRWPRSHMSDILRYLTLWKYGGIYLDLDVVVTSSLEKLKNFAGAENWEYVAAGVLGFEKSGLGRRMADACLRDLKTNFRGDKWGNNGPGVITRSLQKLCATKYARDMTTDRCHGFNVYPPSTFYPIYYEKWKRYFEETDRNATFKLLEDSLLIHVWNNLSKNEKIVVGSQAPYALIAQKHCPKVYNNCGKVF